DNA sequence from the Vicugna pacos chromosome 35, VicPac4, whole genome shotgun sequence genome:
ttgtccagggtgacagcactgttgacgaggggtctgaacccagctgcgtcctcagagctggcgccctggctgcatccaggcctccgcagggttctggggaggggggctgagttggtgtcactgtgtgcggacatggcacggggtgggaggtgagcagtcagcagcccagagaggcccttggggacctctgtggaaggaggaagcttggggaaggggaccccaggaagtgacctcacttccctggcaattagaacccaacagaacttattactgaggtcaccaggcacccactctgtggagaagcccctactcagctcacctggctggggaactcagctccactcagacatgttctgctgtgtcccaacaccccgaggccgcggcccccggaaggcccgcagcgaggggctgggccagcggtgccggcgctgggtcagctctcaccccaggcgcctctggccttttggccacagggacccaaaggtaacccagggaggcctggggcaggcccgcccaggccgggccaccactcagaccccacccgggtatagccccacatccccttctccttgctggtggaggtgggcagtcatgttgggcttgggggagggggggtgccctgcctcaagcacgagcagctcagaggcctggggggccggtcacgtccgcaccccgggtcccagctggcgggctgggctgtggcgagccgggcagggccctgctgcccgagtcgaagcccatgccctctggctgtgtctcttccctcccgggtggccgtccgagctgaccaaggtcccagtctgatctggcagcagagggtcgagtgggcagaaacaggagtggtcctggccgggcagggctctgagacctccgggccgggccggctgccggtcactgtcattgcagagccggacactgcaggagccgctggatgacgacacccacgccgcctccccgagtgaggggccggtgcacgcttctcagggccagcacgagctccgggtgagtctgcacacgggggggtccccgccaccacgacggcttcctccccagaaaccgcccaggcgtcacgccagggccctgcccgcgggtgacaggcagctcagcagacccgcctctgacctggagcacctccctgggagtcaggcggaggaccaggagcccaccgaggcagagcccgaaggtgagaagggcggggctggtgcatgtgcgtaggtgagggagggcctagggctgggccacacagggaggcgtccccagaggctgctgctggcaccagagcaaagattggcctcagaccaccggtctagaagaattcagtcacaaaacacatcctgtgggcacttgctgggtgggagctgtctgggaagctctgggaagatgtctgtccttgaagaggcccatggaaagggaggcacatgggtaaagctttcctctctcacagcatgagcacctccacaagactgaaagctctctccacttccaacagtcacagatccagagc
Encoded proteins:
- the LOC140691403 gene encoding uncharacterized protein, which encodes MFCCVPTPRGRGPRKARSEGLGQRCRRWVSSHPRRLWPFGHRDPKSRTLQEPLDDDTHAASPSEGPVHASQGQHELRVSLHTGGSPPPRRLPPQKPPRRHARALPAGDRQLSRPASDLEHLPGSQAEDQEPTEAEPEVTDPEQAGAGQDARDQSQGHQDPAGDPELPPAAPAASAAPAANAAPEDPAAPAAPVAPAAPEGSAAPATAEGPAAPAAAEGPAAPAASEGPEDAAPAAGPLGHGEPAQASPAPGAEPPLCPPTPSSSKSHHESPPPPELDFPSPALK